A portion of the Deltaproteobacteria bacterium genome contains these proteins:
- a CDS encoding 3-methyl-2-oxobutanoate dehydrogenase produces the protein MYRGMLTIRIVDERMLALQRQGRIGFYGEARGQEAGVIGSAAATEPDDWFVPALREAGGGIYRGLPLRAYIAQIFGNAADVSKGRQLPCHPCDRATHYVVMSSCVSTQIPHATGIGWAMKIAGDRGRVCVGFMGDGGTSTADFHVALNFAGVARAPVVFICQNNQWAISTPRDRQTASETYAVKGIGYGIESLRVDGNDVLATYTATRYAVDKARRGDGPTFIEFLTYRVSAHSSSDDPSRYRDESVTAVWRDERDPIARFRAFLTRRGWMSDDDHDRMAADIEAEVRAAIAEQERIGPPPLDTLIEDVYETPTWLLREQLHELKRGR, from the coding sequence ATGTACCGCGGGATGCTCACGATCCGCATCGTCGACGAGCGGATGCTCGCACTCCAGCGCCAGGGCCGCATCGGCTTCTACGGCGAGGCGCGCGGCCAGGAGGCCGGCGTCATCGGTTCGGCCGCGGCGACCGAGCCCGACGACTGGTTCGTGCCGGCGCTGCGCGAGGCGGGCGGCGGCATCTATCGCGGCCTGCCGCTGCGCGCGTACATCGCGCAGATCTTCGGCAATGCAGCGGACGTGTCCAAGGGACGCCAGCTGCCGTGCCACCCGTGCGACCGGGCGACGCACTACGTCGTGATGTCGTCGTGCGTGTCCACGCAGATTCCGCACGCGACCGGCATCGGCTGGGCGATGAAGATCGCCGGCGACCGCGGCCGCGTATGCGTCGGCTTCATGGGGGACGGCGGCACGTCGACCGCCGACTTCCACGTCGCGCTGAACTTCGCCGGCGTCGCGCGCGCGCCGGTCGTCTTCATCTGCCAGAACAACCAGTGGGCGATCTCGACGCCGCGCGACCGGCAGACCGCATCCGAGACGTACGCGGTCAAGGGGATTGGCTACGGCATCGAGTCGTTGCGGGTCGACGGCAACGACGTGCTCGCGACCTACACTGCGACGCGGTACGCGGTCGACAAGGCGCGGCGCGGCGACGGGCCGACGTTCATCGAGTTCCTCACCTACCGGGTGAGTGCCCACTCGTCGTCGGACGACCCGAGCCGGTACCGCGACGAGTCGGTCACGGCGGTGTGGCGCGACGAGCGCGACCCGATCGCGCGATTCCGCGCGTTCTTGACCCGGCGCGGGTGGATGTCGGACGACGATCACGACCGGATGGCGGCCGACATCGAGGCGGAGGTCCGCGCGGCGATCGCCGAACAGGAACGGATCGGGCCGCCGCCGCTGGACACGCTCATCGAAGACGTCTACGAAACCCCCACGTGGCTGCTGCGCGAGCAGTTGCACGAACTGAAACGAGGAAGGTAG
- a CDS encoding 2-oxo acid dehydrogenase subunit E2: MAFEFHLPDIGEGVIEGEIVEWKVSEGDRVDLDQPIVEVQTDKATVEIPSPRAGRIAKIRFREGEVCPVGDVLVVIEEDGAASEPAAAPEAGSPAAGGNGHGAGHAPELAQAATRAAGPAAPAMPEVIDATGATRRVLATPATRRLARQLGVDIAQVPPTGRNGRVTSDDVRAFAERGGAASVPAAGPSAALQRAPAQPPARIEPAGAEERIPFRGVRRAIAQNMTRSKFTATHFTYVEEVDMTELVELRTRAKQRAAERGIKLTYLPFIIKAVCAGLKKWPALNASLDEERQEIVRKHYYHIGIAAQGPQGLVVTVIRDADKRSIFELAKEIQRLADAVQSGTIKREELVGSTFTISSLGALGGLLATPIINYPEAGILGVHKLAQRAMVVDGQIVPRWMMNLSISLDHRIVDGWDGAMFVAEVKSLLEDPTMMFMELV, from the coding sequence GTGGCGTTCGAATTCCACCTGCCGGACATCGGCGAAGGCGTCATCGAAGGCGAGATCGTCGAGTGGAAGGTCTCCGAAGGGGACCGCGTCGACCTCGATCAGCCGATCGTCGAGGTCCAGACCGACAAGGCGACCGTCGAGATCCCGTCGCCGCGCGCGGGTCGCATCGCGAAGATCCGCTTTCGCGAGGGCGAGGTGTGCCCGGTCGGCGACGTGCTCGTCGTGATCGAAGAGGACGGCGCGGCGTCCGAGCCGGCGGCGGCGCCCGAGGCTGGCTCGCCGGCGGCCGGCGGCAACGGCCACGGCGCGGGCCACGCGCCCGAGCTGGCGCAGGCGGCGACGCGCGCGGCCGGGCCGGCCGCGCCCGCGATGCCGGAGGTGATCGACGCGACCGGCGCGACGCGCCGCGTCCTCGCGACCCCCGCGACCCGGCGGCTCGCACGCCAGCTCGGGGTCGACATCGCCCAGGTGCCGCCGACCGGGCGCAACGGCCGCGTGACCAGCGACGACGTGCGCGCGTTCGCCGAGCGCGGCGGCGCGGCTTCGGTGCCGGCGGCCGGTCCCTCCGCCGCGCTGCAGCGGGCGCCCGCGCAGCCGCCGGCGCGCATCGAGCCGGCCGGCGCCGAGGAGCGCATCCCGTTCCGCGGCGTCCGCCGCGCGATCGCGCAGAACATGACCCGGTCCAAGTTCACCGCGACGCACTTCACGTACGTCGAGGAAGTGGACATGACCGAGCTGGTCGAGCTGCGCACGCGCGCCAAACAGCGGGCGGCCGAACGCGGGATCAAGCTCACCTACCTGCCGTTCATCATCAAGGCGGTGTGCGCGGGCCTCAAGAAGTGGCCGGCGCTCAACGCGTCGCTCGACGAGGAGCGGCAGGAGATCGTCCGCAAGCACTACTATCACATCGGCATCGCCGCCCAGGGCCCGCAGGGTCTCGTCGTCACCGTCATCCGCGACGCGGACAAGCGATCGATCTTCGAGCTGGCCAAGGAGATCCAGCGCCTGGCCGACGCGGTGCAAAGCGGCACGATCAAGCGCGAGGAACTCGTCGGATCGACCTTTACGATCTCGTCGCTCGGCGCGCTGGGCGGCCTGCTCGCGACCCCCATCATCAATTATCCGGAGGCGGGCATCCTCGGCGTCCACAAGCTGGCGCAGCGCGCGATGGTCGTCGACGGCCAGATCGTCCCGCGGTGGATGATGAACCTGTCGATCTCGCTCGACCACCGGATCGTCGACGGCTGGGACGGCGCGATGTTCGTCGCCGAGGTCAAGTCGCTGCTCGAGGACCCGACGATGATGTTCATGGAGCTCGTGTAG
- a CDS encoding alpha-ketoacid dehydrogenase subunit beta, whose amino-acid sequence MPTMNIIQAVNDALRIQMRADDRVVILGEDVGKFGGVFRATSGLYDEFGPDRCIDTPLSEAGIIGTAIGMALYGLRPVPEIQFADFIFPAFDQIVNELAKFRYRSGGQYPCPVVIRTPYGGGIRGGHYHSQSPEAHFIHTPGLKVVIPSNPVDAKGLLLSCMRQNDPVLFMEPKRVYRAARGDVPADDYTVPLEKAAVVREGTQCTVVAYGAMVHECTAAADKAAEQGISIEVIDLRTLLPFDIDTLLASVKKTGRAVIVHEAPKTCGFGAELVASIQERAMEHLEAPILRVAGLDTPFPYTLEHEYLPNADRVVDAVRKTLEW is encoded by the coding sequence ATGCCCACGATGAACATCATCCAGGCGGTCAACGACGCCCTGCGCATCCAGATGCGCGCCGACGACCGCGTCGTCATCCTCGGCGAGGACGTCGGCAAGTTCGGCGGCGTGTTTCGCGCCACCAGCGGCCTGTACGACGAGTTCGGCCCCGACCGCTGCATCGACACGCCGCTGTCGGAGGCCGGCATCATCGGCACGGCGATCGGCATGGCGCTGTACGGCCTGCGCCCGGTCCCCGAGATCCAGTTCGCCGACTTCATCTTTCCGGCGTTCGATCAGATCGTCAACGAGCTGGCGAAATTCCGCTACCGCTCGGGCGGCCAGTACCCGTGTCCGGTCGTCATCCGCACGCCCTACGGCGGCGGCATCCGCGGCGGCCACTACCACTCGCAGTCGCCCGAGGCGCACTTCATTCACACGCCGGGGCTCAAAGTCGTCATCCCGTCGAATCCGGTGGACGCCAAGGGGTTGCTGCTGAGCTGCATGCGGCAGAACGACCCGGTGTTGTTCATGGAGCCCAAGCGCGTCTACCGGGCCGCGCGCGGTGACGTGCCGGCGGACGACTACACCGTGCCGCTCGAGAAGGCCGCGGTCGTCCGCGAGGGCACGCAGTGCACGGTGGTCGCCTACGGCGCGATGGTGCACGAGTGCACGGCCGCGGCCGACAAGGCGGCCGAGCAGGGCATCTCGATCGAGGTCATCGACCTGCGCACGCTGCTGCCGTTCGACATCGACACGCTGCTGGCGTCGGTCAAGAAGACCGGCCGCGCGGTGATCGTCCACGAGGCGCCCAAGACGTGCGGGTTCGGCGCGGAGCTGGTCGCGTCGATCCAGGAGCGCGCGATGGAACACCTCGAGGCGCCGATCTTGCGCGTCGCCGGCCTGGACACGCCGTTCCCCTACACGCTCGAACACGAGTACCTGCCCAACGCGGACCGCGTGGTCGACGCCGTCCGCAAGACGCTGGAGTGGTAG
- a CDS encoding thiamine pyrophosphate-dependent dehydrogenase E1 component subunit alpha, with product MRRVLSDDGTVLPGAKVPDISDDDLVALFDSMLLVRVMDERMMRLQRQGRLGFYMTSIGEEATHYAVYPLRPTDWVFPSYREQGAFFWRGYSIQNYIDQLYGNANDPVKGRQMPVHHSARWLNIVSISSPVGTQIPQAVGAGWAARIAGKDDVSMVFFGEGTSSTGEFHVGMNFAGVSKAPVVFVCRNNGWAISTSREKQTAAKTFASKAVGYGMPGIRVDGNDILAVIQVAQEAVDRARAGDGPTLIEACTYRRGAHSSSDDPSVYRDAREPEEWARRDPVNRFRNYLKERGLWTEQAERDILDKHNEAIAKVQRESDRTGPPPLESLFEDVYETIPWHLREQRDWLLSQPRVKSPHQH from the coding sequence ATGCGACGGGTGCTCAGCGACGACGGCACGGTGTTGCCCGGGGCGAAGGTACCCGACATCTCGGACGACGACCTCGTCGCGCTGTTCGACTCGATGCTGCTCGTCCGCGTGATGGACGAGCGCATGATGCGCCTTCAGCGCCAGGGTCGACTCGGCTTCTACATGACGTCCATCGGCGAGGAAGCCACCCACTACGCCGTCTACCCGCTGCGGCCGACGGACTGGGTGTTCCCGTCCTACCGCGAGCAGGGCGCGTTCTTCTGGCGCGGCTACTCCATCCAGAACTACATCGACCAGCTCTACGGCAACGCCAACGATCCGGTCAAGGGCCGGCAGATGCCGGTCCACCACTCGGCGCGGTGGCTCAACATCGTGTCGATCAGCTCGCCGGTCGGCACGCAGATTCCGCAGGCAGTCGGTGCCGGCTGGGCCGCGCGAATCGCCGGCAAGGACGACGTGTCGATGGTGTTCTTCGGCGAGGGCACCAGCTCGACCGGCGAGTTCCACGTCGGCATGAACTTCGCGGGCGTGAGCAAGGCGCCGGTCGTGTTCGTCTGCCGCAACAACGGCTGGGCGATCTCGACCTCGCGCGAAAAGCAAACCGCGGCCAAGACGTTCGCGTCCAAGGCAGTCGGCTACGGGATGCCCGGCATCCGCGTCGACGGCAACGACATCCTCGCGGTGATCCAGGTCGCGCAGGAGGCGGTCGATCGCGCGCGCGCCGGCGACGGGCCGACGCTGATCGAGGCGTGCACCTACCGGCGCGGCGCGCACTCGTCGTCCGACGACCCGTCGGTCTACCGCGACGCGCGCGAGCCCGAGGAGTGGGCGCGTCGCGACCCGGTCAACCGGTTCCGCAACTATCTGAAGGAGCGCGGCCTGTGGACGGAACAGGCCGAGCGCGACATCCTCGACAAACACAACGAGGCGATCGCGAAGGTGCAGCGCGAGAGCGACCGCACCGGGCCGCCGCCGCTCGAGTCGCTGTTCGAGGACGTGTACGAGACGATCCCGTGGCACTTGCGCGAGCAGCGCGACTGGTTGCTGTCGCAACCGCGCGTCAAGTCGCCCCATCAGCACTGA
- a CDS encoding DUF4178 domain-containing protein: MFTGLIIALLAVVGAGVVVWGGMNVLASRSDRALPDGDTKLLGAGSDTPLLERTVRDVRVGDVIQRDGADWVVEGVVQYDEDGHRWRGARLDDGARERWMLVGLDRGGAATVRWLVEREDVQITGYPPEALAVDGATFRQNTRGTATARVMGDAGSLEPTAPEGPDSVTRCRWWSYSAAGSATLVVEQWGDAYRVLHGERLRPDDIELMPGS, encoded by the coding sequence ATGTTCACGGGCCTGATCATCGCGCTGCTCGCCGTCGTCGGGGCCGGCGTCGTGGTGTGGGGCGGTATGAACGTCCTCGCGAGCCGGTCGGACCGGGCGCTGCCGGACGGCGACACCAAGCTGCTCGGCGCCGGCAGCGACACGCCGCTGCTCGAGCGGACCGTGCGCGACGTGCGCGTCGGCGACGTCATCCAGCGCGACGGCGCCGACTGGGTCGTCGAGGGCGTGGTCCAATACGACGAGGACGGGCACCGCTGGCGAGGCGCCCGGCTCGACGACGGCGCGCGCGAGCGGTGGATGCTCGTCGGTCTCGACCGCGGCGGCGCGGCGACCGTGCGGTGGCTGGTCGAGCGCGAGGACGTGCAGATCACCGGCTACCCGCCCGAGGCGCTGGCGGTCGACGGGGCGACGTTTCGCCAGAACACGCGCGGGACGGCGACCGCGCGCGTGATGGGCGACGCCGGCAGCCTCGAGCCGACCGCGCCCGAGGGGCCCGACTCGGTGACGCGGTGCCGGTGGTGGAGCTACAGCGCGGCGGGCAGCGCGACGCTCGTGGTGGAACAGTGGGGCGACGCGTACCGCGTCCTGCACGGCGAGCGGCTGCGGCCCGACGACATCGAACTGATGCCGGGGTCGTAG
- a CDS encoding J domain-containing protein: MPGILDEIKAGLNSLLDKVAGDDEPIPERTAEEIRRLLRARAEGRAPLGDVHPIARRASASAAARRARERLARTREQRIRERRAKRAAAEQAARDAAFEQARRQAEREARAAGARGSGATGRTAFTGRRDPELAKHYETLNLPYGAPFSEVKQAFRRLMRKYHPDMHAGSPDKQRAAAELTKKLTVAYNALERHFSGS, encoded by the coding sequence GTGCCCGGGATCCTCGACGAGATCAAGGCAGGGCTGAACTCGCTGCTGGACAAGGTCGCGGGCGACGACGAACCGATCCCCGAGCGCACCGCCGAGGAGATTCGCCGGCTGCTGCGCGCGCGCGCCGAGGGGCGCGCGCCGCTCGGCGACGTCCACCCGATCGCCAGGCGCGCGTCGGCGTCGGCCGCGGCGAGGCGCGCGCGCGAGCGGCTCGCGCGCACCCGCGAGCAGCGCATCCGCGAGCGCCGCGCCAAGCGGGCGGCAGCCGAGCAGGCGGCGCGCGACGCGGCGTTCGAGCAGGCGCGGCGGCAGGCCGAACGCGAGGCGCGCGCGGCCGGCGCCCGCGGCTCCGGCGCGACCGGGCGCACCGCGTTTACCGGGCGGCGCGACCCCGAGCTCGCCAAACACTACGAGACGCTCAACCTCCCGTACGGCGCGCCGTTTTCCGAGGTCAAGCAGGCGTTTCGCCGGCTGATGCGCAAGTACCACCCGGACATGCACGCCGGCAGCCCCGACAAGCAGCGGGCGGCCGCGGAGCTCACCAAGAAGCTCACCGTCGCCTACAACGCACTCGAGCGGCACTTCAGCGGGTCGTGA
- a CDS encoding Rne/Rng family ribonuclease — translation MAENLVVVNAEGPETRVGVVEHGRLAEFFLERKRDRGIVGNIYKAKVKRVLPGMQAAFVDLGPDVDKDAFLYAGDVVGAIGDVRHLFDADPVEDDEPPPRRSRRPPERKRIEDLLKEGQLVLVQVVKDAIAQKGARVTGLVSLPGRYLVFMPMAEVSGVSRRLGSDQERKRLRRLIEGARPKGAGFIARTAAEGASDDEIRDDADFLVKLWKEIGEREKQLTGPGLVYADLDLVLRVVRDRLTEDISAVVIDTEAEYERARKFAMAFMSKWVDRIKRYDGRQPIFDFYGLEAALRAALDKKVPLKSGGSLVIEQGEALTMIDVNTGSFVGKKDLEETITKNNLEACEEIARQLRLRNIGGIIVIDFVDMEKQSNRKKVLDAFLKALEADHSHCNVTKISELGLVEMTRKRTRESLNQLLSDRCPACDGRGTVKSTLTVAYEILREVRRHAPACASDTITVTCAPKVAELLRRQEREWVDRLEKRFHKRIDIAASGALKPDAYKIDAGGAVATSAPDAAAKKPRRGRRGGRSRKKAEQKVAADGA, via the coding sequence ATGGCTGAAAATCTGGTGGTGGTGAACGCCGAGGGTCCCGAGACCCGTGTCGGCGTGGTGGAGCACGGTCGCCTCGCCGAGTTCTTCCTCGAGCGCAAGCGCGACCGGGGCATCGTCGGCAACATCTACAAGGCGAAGGTCAAGCGCGTGCTGCCCGGCATGCAGGCGGCGTTCGTCGATCTCGGCCCGGACGTCGACAAGGACGCGTTTCTGTACGCGGGCGACGTGGTCGGCGCGATCGGCGACGTGCGCCACTTGTTCGACGCGGACCCGGTGGAGGACGACGAGCCACCGCCCCGCCGTTCGCGCCGGCCGCCGGAGCGCAAGCGCATCGAGGATCTGCTCAAGGAGGGCCAGCTGGTGCTGGTCCAGGTGGTCAAGGACGCGATCGCGCAAAAGGGCGCGCGCGTCACCGGGCTCGTGTCGCTTCCCGGGCGCTACCTCGTGTTCATGCCGATGGCGGAAGTCTCGGGCGTGTCCCGGCGGCTCGGCTCGGACCAGGAGCGCAAACGCCTGCGCCGGCTGATCGAGGGCGCGCGCCCCAAGGGCGCCGGGTTCATCGCGCGCACCGCGGCCGAGGGCGCCAGCGACGACGAGATCCGCGACGACGCCGACTTCCTCGTCAAGCTGTGGAAGGAGATCGGAGAGCGCGAAAAGCAGCTCACCGGACCCGGGCTCGTGTACGCGGATCTCGACCTGGTACTGCGCGTCGTCCGCGACCGGCTCACCGAAGACATCTCGGCGGTCGTCATCGATACGGAGGCGGAGTACGAGCGCGCGCGCAAGTTCGCGATGGCGTTCATGTCCAAATGGGTGGACCGGATCAAACGCTACGACGGCCGCCAGCCGATCTTCGACTTCTACGGGCTCGAGGCGGCTCTGCGGGCCGCGCTCGACAAGAAGGTGCCGCTCAAGTCCGGCGGTTCGCTCGTCATCGAGCAGGGCGAAGCGCTCACGATGATCGACGTCAACACCGGCAGCTTCGTCGGCAAAAAAGACCTCGAGGAGACGATTACGAAGAACAACCTCGAGGCGTGCGAGGAGATCGCCCGGCAGCTGCGGCTGCGCAACATCGGCGGCATCATCGTCATCGACTTCGTCGACATGGAGAAGCAGTCGAACCGCAAGAAGGTACTCGACGCATTCCTCAAAGCGCTCGAAGCGGACCACTCGCACTGCAACGTCACCAAGATCAGCGAGCTGGGCCTCGTCGAGATGACCCGCAAGCGCACGCGCGAGTCCCTCAACCAGCTGCTGAGCGACCGCTGCCCGGCGTGCGACGGGCGCGGCACGGTCAAGTCGACGCTGACGGTGGCGTACGAGATTCTGCGCGAGGTGCGCCGCCACGCGCCGGCGTGCGCCAGCGACACGATCACGGTGACCTGCGCACCGAAGGTCGCCGAGCTGCTCCGCCGCCAGGAGCGCGAGTGGGTGGACCGCCTCGAAAAGCGGTTTCACAAACGGATCGACATCGCGGCGTCCGGCGCGCTGAAACCGGACGCGTACAAGATCGACGCCGGCGGCGCCGTCGCGACGAGCGCTCCCGACGCCGCCGCCAAGAAGCCGCGGCGCGGGCGGCGCGGCGGCCGCAGCCGCAAGAAGGCCGAGCAGAAGGTGGCAGCCGATGGCGCGTAA
- a CDS encoding RNA-binding transcriptional accessory protein encodes MSIDVTAQIAAELNLPARGVAAVVALLADRNTVPFIARYRKEATGGLDEVQIRSIEERRAYLAELEARKATIASAIEQQGALTAELAARIAACRTKAELEDLYLPYKKKRRTRAAKARERGLAPLAERILAQPDAGDPRAEADAFVAPDREVPDADAALAGARDIVAEAIAERADVRAHVRRAMMESGRIECAATADAAGKRTKFEQYYDHTEPVKSIPSHRYLAIRRGERENVLRARVVVDDAPLVAWIERAAGLRPASPFAPLLADAVRDAYRRLIAPSVETDVRVDLKLRADEAAVEVFGANLRNLLLAPPLGPKPVIGIDPGIRTGCKCAAVDATGRFVAHTTIFLARGDTTAAERTLIDLVRAHRPAAIAVGNGTGGREAEAFVRRALRDHGIDGVIVVPVNEAGASVYSASDVAREEFPDLDVTVRGAISIARRLQDPLAELVKIEPKAIGVGQYQHDVHQPLLARKLAAVVESCVNHVGVELNTASASLLAYVAGIGPALAKKIVAHRDARGPFASRAELLDVPGVGPRAFEQAAGFLRIRGGSHPLDASAVHPERYPIVERMAADLGVGVDELVGNAELARRIDIGRYAGGDVGEPTLRDIVAELSKPGRDPRAEFEPPRFRDDVNDLADLREGMQLEGVVTNVTAFGAFVDIGVHQDGLVHVSQLADRFVKDPAEVVKVGDKLRVRVLSVDLERRRIALSARRGDAPARGDKRGGGRPNRPAQPRRERRTFSNNPFAVLADRDKPD; translated from the coding sequence GTGTCGATCGATGTCACCGCGCAGATCGCCGCCGAGCTGAACCTGCCGGCCCGGGGCGTGGCCGCCGTCGTCGCCCTGCTGGCGGACCGCAACACGGTCCCGTTCATCGCCCGCTACCGCAAGGAGGCGACCGGCGGGCTCGATGAAGTGCAGATCCGCTCCATCGAGGAGCGCCGCGCGTACCTGGCCGAACTCGAGGCGCGCAAGGCGACGATCGCGTCGGCGATCGAGCAGCAAGGCGCGCTCACCGCCGAACTGGCCGCACGCATTGCCGCCTGCCGCACGAAGGCCGAACTCGAAGACCTCTACCTGCCGTACAAGAAGAAGCGGCGCACGCGCGCCGCCAAGGCGCGCGAACGCGGGCTGGCGCCGCTGGCCGAGCGGATCCTCGCGCAACCCGACGCAGGCGATCCGCGCGCCGAGGCCGACGCGTTCGTCGCGCCCGACCGCGAGGTACCCGACGCCGACGCTGCGCTCGCCGGCGCGCGCGACATCGTCGCCGAGGCGATCGCCGAGCGGGCGGACGTTCGCGCGCACGTCCGCCGCGCGATGATGGAGTCGGGCCGCATCGAGTGCGCGGCGACCGCCGACGCGGCCGGCAAGCGCACCAAGTTCGAGCAGTACTACGACCACACCGAGCCGGTGAAGTCGATCCCGTCGCACCGCTATCTGGCGATCCGGCGCGGCGAGCGCGAAAACGTGCTGCGCGCGCGGGTCGTCGTGGACGACGCGCCCCTCGTCGCGTGGATCGAGCGCGCCGCGGGGCTTCGGCCCGCGTCGCCGTTCGCGCCGCTGCTGGCCGACGCGGTGCGCGACGCCTACCGTCGGCTGATCGCGCCGAGCGTCGAGACCGACGTGCGCGTCGACTTGAAACTCCGCGCCGACGAGGCCGCAGTCGAGGTGTTTGGCGCCAACCTGCGCAACTTGCTGCTGGCGCCGCCGCTGGGCCCGAAGCCGGTGATCGGCATCGACCCGGGCATCCGCACCGGCTGCAAGTGCGCGGCGGTGGACGCGACGGGGCGATTCGTTGCTCATACCACGATTTTCCTGGCCCGCGGCGACACGACGGCGGCCGAGCGCACGCTGATCGATCTCGTGCGGGCGCACCGGCCGGCGGCGATCGCGGTCGGCAACGGCACCGGCGGGCGCGAGGCGGAGGCGTTCGTGCGCCGCGCGCTGCGCGACCACGGCATCGACGGCGTGATCGTCGTTCCCGTCAACGAGGCGGGCGCGAGCGTCTACAGCGCGTCGGACGTGGCGCGCGAGGAGTTCCCGGACCTGGACGTGACCGTGCGCGGCGCGATCTCGATCGCGCGCCGGCTGCAGGATCCGCTGGCCGAACTCGTCAAGATCGAGCCGAAGGCGATCGGCGTCGGCCAGTATCAGCACGACGTGCACCAGCCGCTGTTGGCGCGCAAGCTGGCGGCCGTGGTCGAAAGCTGCGTCAACCACGTCGGGGTCGAACTCAACACGGCGAGCGCGTCGCTGCTCGCCTACGTCGCCGGCATCGGACCGGCGCTCGCGAAAAAGATCGTCGCGCACCGCGACGCGCGCGGGCCGTTCGCGTCGCGCGCCGAGCTACTCGACGTTCCCGGCGTGGGACCGCGCGCGTTCGAGCAGGCGGCCGGGTTCTTGCGCATTCGCGGCGGCTCCCACCCGCTCGACGCGTCGGCGGTCCACCCGGAGCGCTACCCGATCGTCGAGCGGATGGCGGCCGACCTCGGCGTCGGCGTCGATGAGCTGGTCGGCAACGCCGAACTCGCGCGCCGGATCGACATCGGTCGCTACGCGGGCGGCGACGTCGGCGAGCCGACGCTGCGCGACATCGTCGCGGAGCTGAGCAAGCCCGGCCGCGATCCGCGCGCCGAGTTCGAGCCGCCGCGGTTCCGCGACGACGTCAACGACCTGGCCGACCTGCGCGAGGGGATGCAACTCGAGGGCGTGGTCACGAACGTGACGGCGTTCGGTGCGTTCGTCGACATCGGAGTCCACCAGGACGGGCTCGTGCACGTGTCGCAACTGGCGGATCGGTTCGTCAAGGATCCGGCCGAGGTGGTCAAGGTCGGGGACAAGCTGCGCGTGCGCGTGTTGTCGGTCGACCTCGAACGACGCCGCATCGCGCTGTCGGCCCGCAGAGGCGATGCGCCCGCGCGCGGCGACAAGCGCGGCGGCGGCCGCCCGAACCGGCCGGCGCAACCCCGCCGCGAGCGCCGGACGTTCTCCAACAACCCGTTCGCGGTGCTCGCCGATCGCGACAAACCGGACTGA